The DNA region AAATGAGCAGCACGGCGCAGCCCTGTTCCGCCGCTGCCAAAATGCGGCCCTGGATATAATCCGCCGAGGCGATATCAACGCCCCGGGTAGGCTGCGCGGCAATGAGCATCCGGCAGCCCCGGTCAAGCTCCCGGGCGACGACGATTTTTTGCTGATTGCCGCCGGAGAGGGTGCCGACCACAACCGACTCATTGGTGGCCGCAATGCTGTAATCGGCGATCTTAGCCTGCGCATCACGGCGGGCGGCCATCCAGTCCTCCAGCAGCGGGCTTTTGGCATAGGGCTTTTCGTCGTAGGCGTTCAGCAGCATATTTTCAAAGAGCCGCATACTGAGGATGAGGCCCATGCCTTGCCGGTCATCGGGAATACTGCCCACGCCGGCATCCCGAATCTGCTTGGTCGAGCGGCCGGTGATCTCCCGTCCGTCCAGGAGAATGCTGCCGGAGGAGGGGCGGCAAAGGCCCAGAAGGGCTTGCGCCAGGGGCGTCTGCCCGTTGCCCTCGATGCCCGCTACGCCCAGCACCTCGCCGGAGCGAATGGAAAAGGTGACATTTTGCACAGCGGCGCCGCCACGGCTCTGCACGCTGAGGTCCTTTACCTGCAGCACCTCTTCCGCCCCAATGGGATGGGGCCGGCGGCGCCCGGTGGGAACCGTTTTGCCCACCATCATCTGCGTCAGCTTTTCCATGCCGGTTTCCTGAGGGGTGGTGGTGCCGATGATCCGGCCCTGCCGAATCACGGTCATGCGGTCTGCAATTTGATAGACCTCCCGCAGCTTATGCGTAATGAAAATCGTGGACTTGCCCAGCTCCCGCAGACGGCGCAGCACATCAAACAACGCGTCGGACTCCTGGGGCGTCAGCAGGGCGGTGGGCTCGTCGAAAATCAAAATGTCCGCCTTACGATACAGCAGCTTGACGATCTCCACTCGCTGGCGCTGCCCGATGGTCAGCTTGTCCACCAGCGCATCAGGGTCTATGTCTAAGCCATAGGAGG from Vescimonas fastidiosa includes:
- a CDS encoding ABC transporter ATP-binding protein; translation: MIAEHAQTATEAPVVLQCVDLCKCYNGVVQAGDHINFSLRRGEVHAFLGENGAGKSTLMKMLYGIEQPDEGQLFLSGEPVVLKSPADAIAHGIGMVHQELMLIPHLTVAENITLGQEVRTRCGRLKKQEASRSIRELAASYGLDIDPDALVDKLTIGQRQRVEIVKLLYRKADILIFDEPTALLTPQESDALFDVLRRLRELGKSTIFITHKLREVYQIADRMTVIRQGRIIGTTTPQETGMEKLTQMMVGKTVPTGRRRPHPIGAEEVLQVKDLSVQSRGGAAVQNVTFSIRSGEVLGVAGIEGNGQTPLAQALLGLCRPSSGSILLDGREITGRSTKQIRDAGVGSIPDDRQGMGLILSMRLFENMLLNAYDEKPYAKSPLLEDWMAARRDAQAKIADYSIAATNESVVVGTLSGGNQQKIVVARELDRGCRMLIAAQPTRGVDIASADYIQGRILAAAEQGCAVLLISSDLDELIKVSDRIMVLFRGQIMGFVDADNATREALGRMMLGEAH